Part of the Anopheles coluzzii chromosome 3, AcolN3, whole genome shotgun sequence genome is shown below.
GCATGCTTTGCATTTGTTAAGTGCTGTGTTTAAAACCGTCCCAACTTAatcaaatatatttaaatatcTAATCATTCGAACTGTGATCGTAATAGGAACTATCGACTTCCCTTTAGACCATTTAAGTACATTTTAATACTTTTACAACATTTTCACTATTCTACATCTGTACGCTCTTGATTTGCTCaaagttgctgttgttgccttTGTCGCCGAGTGTTAATATTTGGTGTAAAATGACTTGCAGACAATTGATAACGCCAATTGCTGACTTCAAGATCTTCATCTAAATCGGTCAAAATAGCAATAGGCCGCTCAGTTGTCATCGTGTAAGGAGATCGATGTTTCCCTAATACATTTCGATTGCTTGCACTGACACCTGTGCTATCTCCTGTGCTTGAGCTAAGGGTTTCGCTAAGTTTGCGAAAATTGTCTCCATAGAGTGGGTTAGTCCTCACTACACGCTCCGCTGTTTTGATTCGATGATGGCTGATAGCTGTTACGTTAATTTCTTCCTCATCACCCATGCTGCTTACGTCAGGTTTTTTACGTCGATTCTTCCGATCAAAGAGATTTGTTCGGAAGAAAAGTTGGTGTCATAATATACTCGATAAactggtgttggtgtttttctttaaaatgtaGACGCAAATACAAAGAACTGCCAATAGCATACATACTAATGTAAGCATAGAAAAAAAGGCATGCTTATATTTGGAAGCCGCTGCTGTTTCTCGGGATATATCTTGCTCTTCCTCAAGTGTTAGATCAATTCGGCGATTACGCAGTTTCTCTTGGTTTGTTTCATTCATAATTTGGCTGAGTTTTGGAAGAAATTGGTCCCAAAAACTGTCCATTCTCTGCAGGTAGTAAAAATACTCAGAATCTCTTGCACCAGCTAGATAGATAGCATTTTTAGACGTTCTCGCGTTTTCTTGTTCTGCCTGAACGTTAGGATTAAGATTGTAGGGGTTTTTGGAGTTATTTATGCTAGAAGATGGTTCTTCCAATCCTGTTATACCAATAACgttttcttcaatttcttgTAAATTAtcttcaaatgtgttttctaaTGATGAGTGATCATTTCGATGAAAAGACTCCGGTTTTGCGGAGATCAACTTGATGTATTTGAGTTCAACGCTATATGGTGTCCAGGAATCAAATTGCCGACCGGGTGTTGGATTGCTAAAAACAACATATTTTGAAATGCACCATTTGCAGTTAACATTCATCAAAGCAATAAACTTACCCGCCTTTAATGAATTCCGTAAATAAAGATCGCATTTTCTTGCACAATTTGTCTTCAACCATCGATAAGCGCCTGCGCCCAATTTCTCTGTAAAGGCTTGGTCCCATGAGGAAAGGTAAATCCGATGAATGAGATGCTCCTCCAAAAAAGTTAATTCTTCCCCTCATGTCCATCGAATTGGGGTGATGGAAAAGATATGCATAAACGTAACTGGCGTTATGTTGCGTTGCAGCTTTGCTCTCGCGTTGTATATTTGCTATATCGTCCTCTACCGTTCCGACGGGCAGTTGTCTATTAGATTGTTTTTTGGTTCCGAGGGCTTTGAGAGTTTTATAGAAAGGTATTTCGTATCGTGTTTCCGACATAATTTTAATGATAGCGTGTATATGATGCGCTGTTGTTTGGGGTATTTGTTCAAAGTAACGCCAATGTATGGTTTCACGTATCTAAAAGAAAGTATAATAACCAGTTAAAAGAGTATGTTATATGATATGTTGCCAAGATTGTAACATACTTGATCTTGGCCCGCTCCTTGAAACTTGTACCGTTCGATGATATTAGGTAGAAGCGTTTCATTAATGTACTTCTTTAGCGAATCAATACTTTGACGTGCTAACTCAATCCATTTGCTGTACAAAAATCCGCCTTCGTTGCTAGTTATACCAAAAAGAATGGGCATGTCTTCCATGATGAGAGCTTTCGCTGTGAACAATTTTTGAGGATCATCAACAATGTACCGTTTTTCAACAGGTAGGTAGTGATCTATAATTGGTCCGAGATTGATAGTGTAGTTTCCGTTACGATAGATGTACTCATAAG
Proteins encoded:
- the LOC120958848 gene encoding carboxylesterase 1F; translated protein: MATIKKLLNNVLLFWILSIGLSGSQMQDATIVLSQGTLIGLKVFPETSRIPIYAYLGIPYAKPPVNELRFAPPVPSPGWNRTLYARDFKPICPQIENSSYEDLGIENQFRSRETSEDCLYLNIWIPETSIRYGGFPVLVMITGEEMAFDWNTNRASGLDLAADGIIVVTVQYRSNVFGWLSLGQKYAPGNLGLLDQQLALVWIKDNIQKFGGDTNRLTLLGHGTTGGPNVMIHMVSPQARGLFARAIIMSGTIYSPYSEVNADTKLSQEIIKILACNYDVGKNVLKCLQQKSIHDLLRAYEYIYRNGNYTINLGPIIDHYLPVEKRYIVDDPQKLFTAKALIMEDMPILFGITSNEGGFLYSKWIELARQSIDSLKKYINETLLPNIIERYKFQGAGQDQIRETIHWRYFEQIPQTTAHHIHAIIKIMSETRYEIPFYKTLKALGTKKQSNRQLPVGTVEDDIANIQRESKAATQHNASYVYAYLFHHPNSMDMRGRINFFGGASHSSDLPFLMGPSLYREIGRRRLSMVEDKLCKKMRSLFTEFIKGGNPTPGRQFDSWTPYSVELKYIKLISAKPESFHRNDHSSLENTFEDNLQEIEENVIGITGLEEPSSSINNSKNPYNLNPNVQAEQENARTSKNAIYLAGARDSEYFYYLQRMDSFWDQFLPKLSQIMNETNQEKLRNRRIDLTLEEEQDISRETAAASKYKHAFFSMLTLVCMLLAVLCICVYILKKNTNTSLSSIL